In Aquimarina spinulae, a single window of DNA contains:
- the ilvN gene encoding acetolactate synthase small subunit has protein sequence MKKENYTISVYTENNIGLLNRISAIFLRRHINLESFTASVSEIKDVFRFTIVVNITEEQVKKIIGQIEKQIEVIKAFYHKDDETIYQETALFKIASKLLFEERKIQNVIKDSNANIVTVTPEFFVLEKTGRRRDVEALYDQLEPYGLMQFVRSGRISITKEKLHISKILENFGMEAV, from the coding sequence ATGAAAAAAGAAAATTATACCATATCAGTATATACTGAAAATAATATAGGGTTGTTGAACAGGATTTCAGCAATATTTTTAAGACGTCATATCAATCTTGAAAGTTTTACAGCTTCTGTATCAGAGATTAAGGATGTATTTCGTTTTACAATCGTGGTGAACATAACTGAAGAACAGGTAAAAAAGATTATTGGGCAGATTGAAAAACAAATAGAAGTGATTAAAGCTTTTTATCATAAAGATGATGAGACTATTTATCAGGAAACGGCTTTGTTTAAGATTGCTTCAAAACTGTTATTCGAGGAACGTAAAATCCAGAATGTAATCAAGGACAGTAATGCTAATATTGTTACCGTAACTCCAGAGTTTTTTGTATTAGAAAAGACAGGACGACGCAGAGATGTTGAAGCTTTGTATGATCAATTAGAACCTTATGGTTTAATGCAATTTGTGCGTTCTGGAAGAATTTCAATAACAAAAGAGAAGCTGCATATTTCTAAAATATTAGAAAATTTTGGAATGGAAGCTGTGTAA
- the ilvB gene encoding biosynthetic-type acetolactate synthase large subunit has protein sequence METQTQTLKKETKISTKRMTGAEAVIRCLLAEGVDLIYGYPGGAIMPVYDELYKYRDQLHHVLTRHEQGATHAAQGYARTSGKVGVAIATSGPGATNFVTGIADAQIDSTPMVCITGQVGSHLLGSDAFQETDIIGISTPITKWNHQVTKAEDIPAVLAKAFYIARSGRPGPVLIDITKDAQFGELDFAYEKCKGVRSYKPVPETDLKSLEQAAKLINKAKKPMIVFGQGVILGEAEEELKNFIEKSGIPSAWTILGLSALPTSHLLNVGMVGMHGNYGPNKLTNECDLLLAIGMRFDDRVTGNLETYAKQAKIIHFEIDPAEINKNVKVDVAVMGNVKNTLAQILSMVQSNSHDSWVQEFRDYDAIEYDKVIKEELYPSNEGLSMGEVLRRINEETKGDAVIVSDVGQHQMMACRYAEFNKSKSNITSGGLGTMGFALPAAIGAKMGVPDREVVAIIGDGGYQMTIQELGTIFQTKVPVKIVVLNNDFLGMVRQWQQLFFDKRYASTEMVNPDFIKIAEGYHIKSTRVTKRENLQEAIAEMIASKEAYFLEVCVEKENNVFPMIPTGASVSDIRLE, from the coding sequence ATGGAAACACAAACGCAAACGTTAAAAAAAGAAACCAAAATATCAACAAAGCGTATGACAGGTGCAGAGGCGGTAATTCGATGCTTGTTGGCAGAAGGAGTAGATTTAATTTATGGATACCCTGGCGGAGCTATAATGCCGGTCTATGATGAACTATACAAATATAGAGATCAATTGCATCATGTATTAACAAGGCATGAGCAAGGAGCAACTCATGCGGCACAAGGATATGCAAGAACGAGTGGTAAAGTTGGAGTTGCTATTGCTACTTCTGGACCGGGAGCTACTAATTTTGTAACGGGAATCGCAGATGCACAAATAGACTCTACACCTATGGTATGTATTACAGGTCAGGTTGGATCACACTTGCTAGGATCTGATGCGTTTCAGGAAACTGATATTATAGGAATCTCTACACCAATCACCAAATGGAACCATCAGGTTACCAAGGCCGAAGATATTCCTGCTGTATTAGCTAAAGCTTTTTATATTGCGCGCTCTGGTCGACCAGGCCCTGTATTAATAGATATTACAAAAGATGCACAGTTTGGCGAATTAGACTTTGCGTATGAGAAATGTAAAGGTGTACGTAGTTATAAACCTGTACCCGAAACAGATCTAAAAAGTTTGGAACAGGCAGCAAAACTGATAAACAAAGCAAAAAAACCGATGATTGTCTTTGGTCAGGGAGTAATCCTTGGAGAAGCAGAAGAAGAGTTGAAAAACTTTATAGAGAAATCAGGAATCCCATCTGCATGGACTATTTTGGGACTTTCTGCACTACCAACATCACACCTATTAAATGTAGGAATGGTTGGTATGCATGGTAACTACGGGCCAAATAAGCTAACCAACGAATGTGATTTATTACTGGCAATCGGAATGCGTTTTGATGATAGAGTTACTGGTAATTTAGAAACCTATGCCAAGCAGGCCAAAATCATACATTTTGAGATTGATCCGGCAGAGATAAATAAAAATGTAAAAGTAGATGTTGCAGTAATGGGTAATGTGAAAAATACATTAGCGCAGATACTTTCGATGGTGCAATCAAATTCTCATGATTCATGGGTACAGGAGTTTAGAGATTATGATGCAATAGAATATGATAAAGTAATCAAAGAAGAATTGTACCCTAGTAATGAAGGCCTGTCTATGGGCGAAGTGCTTAGAAGAATTAATGAAGAAACCAAAGGAGATGCAGTCATTGTATCTGATGTAGGACAGCACCAAATGATGGCTTGTAGATATGCCGAGTTTAATAAGTCTAAGAGCAATATTACTTCTGGAGGTTTAGGTACAATGGGATTTGCATTACCTGCAGCGATCGGTGCAAAAATGGGAGTCCCGGATAGAGAAGTAGTAGCGATTATAGGAGACGGTGGATACCAGATGACAATACAGGAGTTGGGTACAATTTTCCAAACCAAAGTACCAGTAAAGATCGTAGTGCTAAACAATGATTTCCTGGGAATGGTACGCCAATGGCAACAACTATTTTTTGATAAACGATATGCGTCTACAGAGATGGTAAATCCAGATTTTATAAAAATAGCAGAAGGGTATCATATCAAATCTACCAGAGTTACCAAAAGAGAGAATTTACAAGAAGCAATCGCAGAGATGATAGCAAGTAAAGAAGCATATTTTTTAGAAGTATGTGTCGAAAAAGAAAATAATGTGTTTCCGATGATTCCTACAGGAGCATCAGTTTCGGATATAAGATTAGAATAA
- the ilvD gene encoding dihydroxy-acid dehydratase has protein sequence MSINKYSKQVTQDDTQPAAQAMLHAIGLTDEDFNKPLVGIASTGYEGNPCNMHLNDLAKLVKQGTVEEDVVGLIFNTIGVSDGISMGTPGMRFSLPSRDVIADSMETVVQAMSYDGMVTVVGCDKNMPGALMAMLRLDRPSILVYGGTIASGCHEGKKLDVVSAFEAWGEKVAGTITQTEYKSVIEKACPGAGACGGMYTANTMASAIEALGMSLPYNSSNPAISKNKEEESIQAGRAMRTLLEKDIKPKDIVTKKSLENAIRLVTVLGGSTNAVLHFLAIARAADVEFTLADFQRISDETPFLADLKPSGKYLMEDVHEVGGIPAVLKYLLKKGLLHGDCLTVTGKTIAENLLDVPDLAEGQDVIKPIENPIKPTGHLRIMFGNLSEDGCVAKITGKEGLRFQGKAKVFDGEYDANDGIRDGKVEKGDVVVIRYEGPKGGPGMPEMLKPTAAIMGAGLGKDVALITDGRFSGGTHGFVVGHITPEAQEGGLIALVKDGDVITIDAETNSITVAISEAEIEKRKASWVQPALKFEKGVLYKYAHTVSSASQGCVTDEF, from the coding sequence ATGAGCATCAATAAGTATAGTAAACAAGTCACTCAAGATGACACGCAACCTGCGGCACAGGCAATGCTTCACGCAATTGGTTTAACCGATGAGGATTTTAATAAACCATTAGTCGGAATCGCCAGTACAGGTTATGAAGGGAATCCATGTAACATGCATCTTAATGATCTTGCTAAATTGGTAAAACAAGGAACAGTAGAAGAAGATGTCGTCGGGCTTATATTTAATACTATTGGAGTAAGCGATGGGATTTCTATGGGAACACCAGGAATGCGTTTTTCATTACCATCTCGTGATGTAATCGCAGATTCGATGGAAACTGTAGTACAGGCAATGTCTTATGATGGTATGGTAACTGTTGTTGGTTGCGATAAAAATATGCCAGGGGCATTAATGGCAATGCTTCGATTAGACCGCCCTTCGATTTTAGTTTATGGAGGAACCATAGCATCTGGATGTCACGAAGGTAAAAAATTAGATGTAGTTTCTGCTTTCGAAGCCTGGGGAGAAAAAGTAGCCGGTACAATAACACAAACAGAGTACAAAAGTGTTATAGAGAAAGCATGTCCGGGTGCAGGAGCTTGTGGAGGGATGTATACTGCAAATACGATGGCCTCTGCAATCGAAGCGTTAGGAATGTCATTACCCTATAATTCTTCGAATCCTGCAATAAGTAAAAATAAAGAGGAAGAAAGTATCCAGGCAGGTCGCGCTATGCGAACATTATTAGAAAAGGATATCAAACCTAAAGATATAGTAACCAAAAAATCACTCGAAAATGCAATACGATTAGTTACTGTACTGGGGGGGTCTACGAATGCCGTATTGCACTTTTTGGCAATTGCCAGGGCTGCAGATGTAGAGTTCACATTAGCAGATTTTCAGAGAATTAGTGACGAAACACCGTTTTTGGCAGACCTTAAACCAAGTGGAAAATACCTAATGGAAGATGTGCATGAAGTTGGAGGAATTCCTGCGGTATTAAAATACCTTTTAAAGAAAGGATTGTTACACGGAGATTGTTTGACCGTTACCGGAAAAACAATTGCAGAAAACTTATTGGACGTTCCTGATCTTGCAGAAGGACAGGATGTTATCAAGCCTATAGAGAATCCAATTAAACCAACAGGACACCTTAGAATCATGTTTGGTAACCTGTCTGAAGATGGATGTGTTGCAAAAATCACAGGTAAAGAAGGATTGCGTTTTCAAGGAAAAGCCAAAGTTTTTGATGGAGAGTATGATGCTAATGATGGTATTAGAGATGGAAAAGTAGAAAAAGGAGATGTAGTCGTCATAAGATATGAAGGACCAAAAGGAGGACCAGGAATGCCAGAAATGTTGAAGCCTACAGCTGCTATTATGGGAGCCGGTTTGGGTAAAGACGTAGCCTTAATTACAGATGGAAGATTTTCTGGAGGAACACATGGATTTGTTGTTGGACATATCACACCTGAAGCACAAGAAGGAGGTTTGATTGCTTTAGTAAAAGATGGAGATGTTATTACTATTGATGCAGAGACCAATTCGATTACTGTAGCGATTAGTGAAGCTGAGATCGAAAAAAGAAAAGCTTCCTGGGTTCAACCTGCATTAAAGTTCGAGAAAGGAGTGCTGTACAAATACGCACATACAGTATCCTCTGCATCACAGGGGTGTGTAACCGATGAATTCTAA
- a CDS encoding GEVED domain-containing protein: MKNQLVLFVGLFVFQFGFSQTNNFWKKNSSPIENENISSSKKNTETSHQNTYDLSVEKFKEALSHCPKRFNSFGKSNVIIILPTEDGRFKEYRIKETNVLHPDLAKKFPDIKSYVGTSVNGENEVVHFSLGHNNFRAMIMRPDATITNIKPSASTSKTYMVTSKTDGSEPINCQIIDNAAETFSEKSTKQAAKLNKARKDANDGRVRVYRMAIAVTGELSKIYTDKAGVTNGSTQQRKAAVLAELNALMTRVNAVYERDLGTTFELVSNIENSIFLDGATDGITHGNTSISVNEGQGVLDAAIGNANYDIGHVLDSDGTGRGALRAVCDDSKKAQGATGAHPFTSVADYFYRTFVHEIGHQFGANHSFNNSCGGNRLDEGAVEPGGGNTIMAYTGCAPNTENTQYVFFHAKQIDEMWNHIVSIESCATLRSIGNSAPVASIGGNYTIPRSTPFILEGSATDPNTASSQLTYTWNQMDKEIAPMPPRATSTSGPLFRYKPPSSSPNRYMPNLSTIKAGNASSEWEVTPSVARTMNFRFTVRDNHPGGGNTDSKDAVITVSGTAGPFVVTSQNTRFDAPVGSTQTVTWNVAGTTGNGVNAATVDILLSTNGGNTYPITLASAVPNDGSQQITIPDNEGGVNRIMVRGTNHIFFDVTNANFSITDGNPDPMPTNYCAAGYQGNNYIDEVIFGDIINKSENSSYSDFTNLGTNLVKGGSYTLTVNPGIDFWDPNYFGAWIDWNKDGDFEDAGEEVLLATNGAGGITKTVVVPNTAKSGATRLRVRYKIHTAPEPCGTARTNGDEVEDYFVFIKGGSSNPTCNDGIQNGNETGVDCGGPDCDPCTVDPTCNDGIQNGNETGVDCGGPDCNPCNTNVNYCAASTTQNATLHITNVSLGSINNSSTNAAYNDFTNQSTNLTNGQATALTITMNNNTWTYNAVGVWIDWNNNGDFTDAGELVYSRYGAGPYSANITPPSGAISNTSLRMRVRVGYGSEAKITPCGTDTYLGEVEDYTIRIGGTTTPTCNDGIQNGNETGVDCGGSCSPCATNGTVVYVDMSDETTSSSSTWNFFRIEVGDDNDFGAWFTNNSLRLVSYGKNVVCEGTTSNATFIGEGIEIGVASNFVANSNSFVVSSSSYTDWRSKSGYIGFTFKIGGNTHYGWFYATVASDGLSYTIKDYAYNTTAGQGLLTKRPTRQKERTSENKVSIYPNPFEETVTIDVSRLESDTFTITVYNLLGKELIHKKYSKNPGTILLGDQIKSSGNYFVKIQANKHIETLRLVKF; this comes from the coding sequence ATGAAAAATCAACTTGTCTTATTTGTAGGCTTATTTGTTTTCCAATTTGGATTTTCGCAAACCAATAATTTTTGGAAAAAAAATAGTAGCCCTATTGAAAACGAAAACATTTCTTCTTCTAAGAAGAATACAGAAACTTCACACCAAAACACGTACGATCTTAGTGTTGAGAAATTTAAAGAAGCTTTATCTCATTGTCCAAAAAGATTTAATTCATTTGGAAAATCAAATGTCATTATCATACTTCCTACCGAAGACGGAAGATTTAAAGAATACCGTATAAAGGAAACCAATGTTTTGCATCCGGATTTAGCCAAAAAGTTCCCAGATATTAAATCATATGTTGGTACATCTGTTAACGGAGAAAACGAAGTAGTACATTTTAGTTTGGGGCATAATAACTTTAGAGCTATGATTATGAGACCTGATGCTACAATAACCAATATCAAACCTTCTGCTAGTACTAGTAAAACGTATATGGTTACTTCAAAAACGGATGGATCAGAACCAATTAACTGTCAGATAATTGATAATGCAGCCGAAACTTTTTCAGAAAAAAGTACAAAGCAAGCGGCAAAATTAAACAAAGCAAGAAAAGATGCTAATGATGGTCGTGTTAGAGTCTATCGAATGGCTATAGCAGTAACAGGAGAATTGTCTAAAATTTATACTGATAAGGCAGGCGTTACAAATGGTTCAACTCAACAAAGGAAAGCGGCAGTACTTGCCGAGTTGAATGCACTGATGACCAGAGTGAATGCGGTTTATGAAAGAGATCTAGGAACTACGTTTGAATTAGTATCTAATATTGAGAATTCCATTTTTCTTGATGGAGCAACTGATGGTATTACCCATGGTAATACTTCAATATCGGTAAATGAAGGTCAAGGTGTTCTTGATGCCGCAATTGGTAACGCTAACTATGATATTGGTCATGTTTTAGATTCAGATGGGACTGGACGTGGAGCTTTAAGAGCTGTGTGTGATGATAGTAAAAAAGCCCAGGGAGCTACTGGCGCACATCCTTTCACATCTGTCGCAGATTATTTCTATCGCACATTCGTTCATGAAATAGGCCATCAATTCGGTGCTAACCATTCGTTTAACAACTCCTGTGGGGGTAATCGTCTTGACGAAGGTGCTGTTGAACCAGGAGGGGGTAATACTATCATGGCATATACAGGTTGTGCTCCTAATACAGAAAATACGCAATATGTTTTTTTTCATGCGAAACAAATAGATGAAATGTGGAATCATATTGTAAGCATTGAAAGTTGTGCTACCTTAAGATCAATAGGTAATAGTGCGCCAGTAGCTAGTATAGGAGGTAATTATACGATTCCAAGATCTACTCCATTTATATTAGAAGGATCAGCTACTGATCCTAATACTGCCTCCAGCCAACTAACATATACCTGGAACCAAATGGATAAAGAAATAGCTCCGATGCCTCCTCGTGCTACGTCAACTAGCGGCCCTTTATTCCGTTATAAACCACCTTCATCCTCTCCAAATCGTTATATGCCTAACCTTTCTACCATAAAAGCTGGAAATGCTTCTTCTGAATGGGAGGTAACACCTTCTGTTGCTAGAACTATGAATTTTAGATTCACAGTAAGGGATAATCATCCGGGAGGAGGTAATACAGATTCTAAGGATGCTGTTATTACGGTAAGTGGAACTGCTGGTCCTTTTGTGGTTACTTCTCAAAACACTAGATTTGATGCGCCCGTAGGTTCTACACAAACGGTAACCTGGAATGTAGCAGGAACTACAGGAAATGGGGTAAATGCAGCAACTGTTGATATTTTGTTATCTACAAATGGTGGAAATACATACCCAATAACATTAGCTTCGGCAGTACCTAATGATGGTTCTCAACAAATTACTATACCTGACAATGAAGGAGGTGTAAATAGAATTATGGTAAGAGGTACCAATCATATCTTTTTCGATGTTACCAATGCTAATTTTAGTATAACAGATGGAAATCCTGATCCTATGCCTACAAATTATTGTGCTGCGGGTTATCAGGGTAATAACTATATAGACGAAGTGATCTTTGGGGATATCATTAATAAAAGTGAAAATAGTTCGTATTCTGATTTTACGAATCTGGGAACCAATCTTGTTAAAGGAGGGTCTTATACTTTAACCGTTAATCCGGGAATCGATTTTTGGGACCCTAATTATTTTGGAGCTTGGATTGATTGGAATAAAGATGGAGATTTTGAAGATGCAGGTGAAGAAGTTTTACTGGCAACCAATGGTGCCGGAGGTATAACAAAAACAGTTGTAGTTCCGAATACTGCAAAAAGCGGCGCGACCAGATTAAGAGTACGTTATAAAATACATACTGCCCCTGAGCCTTGTGGAACAGCAAGAACTAATGGTGATGAAGTAGAAGATTATTTTGTGTTTATTAAAGGAGGAAGTTCGAATCCAACCTGTAATGATGGTATTCAAAATGGTAATGAAACTGGTGTAGATTGTGGTGGGCCTGATTGTGACCCTTGTACAGTAGACCCAACATGTAATGATGGCATTCAGAATGGTAATGAAACCGGAGTTGATTGTGGTGGGCCTGATTGTAACCCTTGTAATACAAATGTAAACTACTGTGCAGCTTCGACTACTCAAAATGCTACCTTACACATTACCAATGTTAGCTTAGGATCTATAAATAATAGTTCCACAAATGCTGCATATAATGATTTTACCAATCAGTCTACAAACCTTACTAACGGGCAAGCAACGGCATTAACGATAACCATGAATAATAATACCTGGACATATAATGCGGTAGGCGTATGGATTGACTGGAATAATAATGGAGATTTTACTGATGCAGGAGAGTTAGTGTATTCCAGATATGGTGCGGGTCCTTATTCGGCTAATATAACTCCTCCTTCTGGAGCAATTTCTAATACTTCGTTGCGAATGAGAGTTCGAGTTGGATATGGTTCTGAAGCAAAAATAACACCTTGTGGTACTGATACTTATTTGGGTGAAGTAGAGGATTATACCATAAGAATTGGAGGTACAACTACACCAACCTGTAATGATGGAATTCAGAATGGTAATGAAACCGGAGTTGATTGCGGAGGATCTTGCAGTCCTTGTGCTACTAATGGAACTGTGGTTTATGTAGATATGAGTGACGAAACAACAAGCTCTTCAAGTACCTGGAATTTCTTTAGAATAGAAGTTGGTGATGATAATGATTTTGGAGCATGGTTCACTAATAATTCACTTCGATTAGTGAGCTATGGAAAAAATGTGGTTTGTGAAGGAACAACTAGTAATGCCACATTTATCGGAGAAGGAATCGAGATTGGTGTAGCCAGTAATTTTGTAGCCAATTCTAATAGTTTTGTGGTAAGTTCATCTTCATATACAGATTGGAGAAGTAAATCTGGTTATATAGGGTTTACCTTTAAAATAGGAGGGAACACACACTATGGATGGTTTTATGCTACTGTAGCCAGTGATGGATTGTCATATACAATCAAGGATTATGCATATAATACTACAGCTGGTCAAGGTTTACTTACAAAAAGACCGACTAGACAAAAAGAGAGAACTTCAGAAAATAAGGTTAGTATATACCCTAATCCATTTGAAGAAACTGTTACCATAGATGTATCAAGATTAGAAAGTGATACATTTACAATAACCGTATATAACTTATTAGGAAAAGAATTGATCCATAAAAAGTATAGTAAAAACCCGGGTACCATACTGTTAGGAGATCAAATAAAATCCTCTGGGAATTATTTTGTAAAAATACAAGCCAATAAACATATAGAAACCTTAAGGCTTGTTAAGTTTTAA
- a CDS encoding response regulator transcription factor, with translation MKKKTIVIVDDHLLFAQSLESLISKLEEYEVLAILKNGKELTQYYLHKRKTPDLILLDVKMPVMDGVQTMQWLKENRPDQKVLALTMEDDEETIIRMLRAGAKGYLLKDIHPENFEFAMKMVIEQGFYYSGKIETALRNSEEAGGSKNLQEKLTDKERVFLKYACSELTYRSIAGEMGLSPKTIENYRETVFKKLEVKTRVGLVIYCMKNKLFKIE, from the coding sequence ATGAAGAAGAAGACTATAGTTATTGTCGATGATCATCTTTTATTTGCACAATCACTGGAGAGTTTAATATCTAAACTTGAGGAATATGAGGTGTTGGCCATTCTAAAAAACGGAAAAGAGCTTACGCAATATTACTTACATAAAAGAAAGACACCAGACCTTATTCTTTTGGATGTAAAAATGCCTGTGATGGATGGTGTGCAAACGATGCAATGGCTTAAAGAAAATCGACCGGATCAAAAAGTACTGGCACTAACGATGGAAGATGACGAAGAAACCATTATTAGAATGCTTAGAGCGGGAGCCAAAGGATACTTGCTAAAAGATATACATCCCGAAAATTTTGAATTTGCTATGAAAATGGTGATAGAGCAAGGATTTTATTATTCGGGTAAGATAGAAACCGCACTACGTAATTCTGAAGAAGCAGGAGGCAGTAAAAACCTACAGGAGAAATTAACCGATAAGGAACGAGTATTTTTAAAATATGCATGTTCAGAACTTACCTACAGGAGTATCGCCGGAGAAATGGGGTTGAGTCCTAAGACTATAGAGAATTATAGAGAAACGGTTTTTAAGAAGTTAGAAGTAAAAACCAGGGTAGGCCTCGTGATCTATTGCATGAAAAATAAACTTTTTAAGATTGAGTGA
- a CDS encoding sensor histidine kinase — translation MLAKEQILLIIYFTIIILFFVVFGIIFFVAFQRRKNKLLLDKFRAEQRFEDEIFKSRIEIQEQALKNVSWELHDNIGQLLSTAVMQINIMGATIDDKASESLQDVRKLVGDSLQEIRTLSKTLNHEVIQNVGLEKSITVELKRFEKLNFLKPSLTVKGEEVYINPKDEIILYRIIQEFFSNTIKHAEASNLEVVLEYTPEALNIRVQDDGVGFDPKSVQANSGLLNMKSRASLVNAKLDYTSSPGKGVVLTLSYPIQLND, via the coding sequence ATGCTCGCGAAAGAACAGATCTTATTAATTATATATTTTACCATTATTATTCTATTTTTTGTAGTATTTGGTATCATATTCTTCGTGGCATTTCAGCGTCGAAAAAATAAACTACTTCTTGATAAATTTAGGGCAGAACAACGCTTTGAGGATGAGATTTTTAAATCCCGTATAGAGATACAGGAGCAAGCGCTTAAAAATGTGAGTTGGGAGCTGCATGATAATATTGGGCAACTATTATCGACTGCCGTGATGCAAATTAATATTATGGGAGCTACCATAGATGATAAAGCATCAGAATCACTACAAGATGTTAGAAAATTAGTGGGTGACAGCCTGCAAGAAATACGTACTTTGTCTAAGACCTTAAATCACGAAGTGATTCAAAATGTAGGGCTAGAAAAATCTATTACTGTAGAGCTCAAACGTTTTGAGAAACTTAATTTTTTAAAGCCTTCACTTACTGTAAAAGGAGAAGAAGTATATATAAACCCCAAAGATGAGATTATCCTATATCGTATCATTCAGGAATTTTTCTCTAATACCATAAAACATGCAGAAGCTTCAAACCTCGAAGTAGTTTTAGAATATACTCCAGAGGCACTCAATATTAGAGTGCAGGATGATGGTGTTGGGTTTGATCCAAAATCTGTCCAGGCAAATTCTGGTTTGTTAAATATGAAAAGCCGTGCATCTCTCGTAAACGCAAAACTGGATTATACATCTTCACCAGGAAAAGGAGTTGTACTTACCTTGTCATATCCTATACAACTTAACGATTGA